Proteins from a genomic interval of Streptomyces sp. NBC_01445:
- a CDS encoding DUF2771 domain-containing protein — MTSLRFTVRNRRTVAAAGAVAAGLLVLSACDKPTPLATITVGRSTVTSEAACYNDGKTLDASALKDCLKNKDIKSIKVDPDATVRFGVDPKIADKGWTLLMNGQALTDASNKTYRTVPGSVFFNQQYGATGSSTTVSIVEGSGSKATGLWSFKLKKDA; from the coding sequence ATGACCTCCCTGCGTTTCACCGTGCGCAACCGCCGCACCGTGGCAGCCGCCGGCGCCGTCGCTGCCGGGCTGCTCGTCCTCTCGGCCTGCGACAAGCCGACGCCGCTGGCGACCATCACGGTCGGCCGCTCCACGGTGACGTCGGAAGCGGCCTGCTACAACGACGGCAAGACCCTGGACGCCTCCGCGCTGAAGGACTGCCTCAAGAACAAGGACATCAAGTCCATCAAGGTCGACCCCGACGCGACGGTCCGCTTCGGCGTCGACCCGAAGATCGCGGACAAGGGCTGGACCCTGCTGATGAACGGTCAGGCGCTGACCGACGCCAGCAACAAGACGTACCGCACCGTCCCGGGCAGCGTGTTCTTCAACCAGCAGTACGGCGCCACGGGCAGCTCCACGACGGTCTCCATCGTCGAGGGCAGCGGCTCGAAGGCGACCGGCCTGTGGTCGTTCAAGCTCAAGAAGGACGCCTGA
- a CDS encoding MFS transporter, producing the protein MLRAVRGFGRALHLPFTGTARGIRKATHAHGAGESGLGKLIELHAVNGAGDVMITIALASTVFFSVPTDEARGRVALYLGITMAPFTLLAPVIGPLLDRLPHGRRAAMAASMLARALLAIVLSGAVVSGSVELYPAALGVLVASKAYGVVRSAVVPRLLPPRFSLVKANSRVTLGGLLATGVAAPVGAGLQVLGPRWPLYGAFVIFISGMVLSFQLPHKVDSAKGEGKALLAADEQHLHGPRKETTKQKRPGLRTVGPAVTHALFVNASQRCLSGFLIFFLAFLLREHPMSGQSAAVSLSIVGVSAGAGNALGTAVGAWLKSRAPEIIIVTVVAVVLGVAITAALFFTAFLTACLAAVAGFAQALSKLSLDALIQRDVPEEVRNSAFARSETLLQMAWVLGGAIGIALPLNGALGLSVAAAIVGTGWLTTVRGLLAAARHGGQARSRVA; encoded by the coding sequence GTGCTCAGGGCGGTCCGCGGGTTCGGGCGCGCCCTGCACCTGCCGTTCACCGGTACGGCGCGCGGGATTCGCAAAGCGACCCACGCGCACGGCGCGGGCGAGTCGGGTCTGGGAAAACTGATCGAACTGCACGCGGTGAACGGCGCCGGCGACGTCATGATCACCATCGCGCTCGCGTCCACGGTGTTCTTCTCGGTGCCGACGGACGAGGCGCGCGGGCGCGTCGCCCTGTACCTCGGCATCACGATGGCGCCCTTCACCCTCCTCGCGCCCGTCATCGGGCCGCTCCTGGACCGGCTGCCGCACGGGCGGCGCGCCGCGATGGCCGCTTCGATGCTGGCGCGGGCGCTCCTCGCGATCGTCCTGTCCGGGGCGGTGGTCAGCGGCAGCGTGGAGCTGTACCCGGCGGCGCTGGGCGTCCTGGTGGCGTCCAAGGCGTACGGAGTGGTCCGCAGCGCCGTCGTGCCGCGCCTGCTGCCGCCCCGCTTCTCCCTGGTCAAGGCCAATTCGCGGGTGACGCTCGGCGGACTCCTCGCCACCGGTGTGGCCGCGCCGGTCGGCGCCGGGCTCCAGGTGCTCGGGCCGCGCTGGCCCCTCTACGGCGCGTTTGTGATCTTCATTTCGGGGATGGTGCTGTCCTTCCAGCTGCCGCACAAGGTGGACTCCGCGAAGGGCGAGGGGAAGGCGCTCCTGGCGGCCGACGAGCAGCATCTGCACGGCCCGCGCAAGGAGACCACCAAGCAGAAGCGCCCCGGTCTGCGCACGGTCGGCCCGGCCGTGACGCACGCGCTGTTCGTCAACGCCTCGCAGCGCTGCCTCTCCGGCTTCCTGATCTTCTTCCTGGCGTTCCTGCTGCGCGAGCACCCCATGTCGGGGCAGAGCGCCGCCGTGTCGCTCAGCATCGTCGGCGTCTCGGCGGGCGCGGGCAACGCGCTGGGCACGGCCGTCGGGGCGTGGCTCAAATCACGGGCGCCCGAGATCATCATCGTGACGGTGGTGGCGGTGGTCCTCGGCGTGGCGATCACGGCCGCGCTGTTCTTCACCGCGTTCCTCACGGCGTGCCTCGCGGCCGTCGCCGGGTTCGCGCAGGCCCTCTCGAAACTGTCCCTGGACGCCCTGATCCAGCGCGACGTCCCCGAGGAGGTCCGCAACTCCGCGTTCGCCCGCTCCGAGACCCTCCTCCAGATGGCGTGGGTCCTCGGCGGCGCCATCGGCATCGCGCTGCCCCTGAACGGAGCACTGGGCCTCAGTGTCGCCGCGGCGATCGTCGGAACGGGCTGGCTGACGACCGTACGGGGCCTGCTGGCCGCCGCGCGCCACGGCGGCCAGGCACGCAGCCGCGTGGCGTGA
- a CDS encoding DUF3027 domain-containing protein, with protein sequence MSAATTRSRTPDRLCAEAVGLARTAAEEAAAPGVVGEHVDVVVEGDRVVTHLFECKEFGYRGWRWAVTVARASRAKVVTLDETVLLPGPDALLAPEWVPWSERLRPGDMGPGDLLPTDAEDLRLEPGYSGEDVPPPNSAVSEEMAELVEAEDAELTVGPPAELPIAPERGSIASVAEELGMRRARVLSRYGLHIAADRWDEAYGAKTQMAQAAPATCVSCGFLARIGGSLGQAFGVCANEFSPADGRVVSLAYGCGGHSEAAVMPKPPRPAPHVIDETRVDPFPLRPSADSGSVPTTPDGTEDLGHS encoded by the coding sequence GTGAGCGCAGCGACAACGCGAAGCCGCACCCCTGACCGTCTGTGCGCCGAGGCGGTAGGCCTCGCGCGGACCGCGGCCGAGGAGGCCGCCGCGCCAGGAGTCGTGGGCGAGCACGTCGACGTCGTCGTCGAGGGCGACCGGGTGGTCACGCATCTCTTCGAGTGCAAGGAGTTCGGCTACCGCGGCTGGCGGTGGGCCGTGACGGTCGCGCGGGCCTCCCGCGCCAAGGTCGTCACCCTCGACGAGACGGTTCTGCTGCCCGGCCCCGACGCGCTCCTCGCCCCCGAGTGGGTGCCGTGGAGCGAGCGGCTGCGGCCCGGCGACATGGGCCCCGGTGACCTGCTCCCGACCGACGCCGAGGATCTTCGGCTCGAGCCCGGCTATTCGGGTGAGGACGTCCCGCCGCCGAACTCCGCGGTGTCCGAGGAGATGGCCGAACTCGTCGAGGCGGAGGACGCCGAGCTGACGGTGGGACCGCCCGCGGAACTGCCCATCGCGCCCGAGCGCGGCTCCATCGCCTCGGTCGCCGAGGAGCTCGGCATGCGGCGCGCCCGGGTCCTGTCCCGGTACGGCCTCCACATCGCGGCAGACCGCTGGGACGAGGCGTACGGGGCGAAGACTCAGATGGCTCAGGCGGCGCCCGCCACCTGCGTGTCCTGCGGTTTCCTGGCCCGGATCGGCGGCTCGCTCGGCCAGGCCTTCGGTGTCTGCGCCAATGAGTTCTCTCCGGCGGACGGACGTGTCGTCTCGCTCGCGTACGGCTGCGGGGGGCACTCCGAGGCGGCCGTCATGCCGAAGCCTCCCCGGCCGGCTCCCCACGTGATCGACGAAACGCGCGTGGACCCGTTCCCCCTGCGCCCGTCGGCGGATTCGGGCTCGGTCCCGACGACCCCGGACGGCACGGAGGACCTCGGCCACTCGTAG